A region of Vespula vulgaris chromosome 1, iyVesVulg1.1, whole genome shotgun sequence DNA encodes the following proteins:
- the LOC127062219 gene encoding protein MEMO1 translates to MTMEDLEAFHSALIIADFDWMYCFSLIYFNVVFIHSMNKTDLYVCDSFINILHASSNKLLNYIYIIFMKEFLRVIENGIDTARRERLFKPNIDMALIRRATHAGSWYSDSGSELNKQLEGWLGAADLSHGPARAIIAPHAGYSYCGGCAGFAYRQISPVVVRKIFILGPSHYVRLPGCALSSASIYRTPLYDLHIDQQVRRELEETGQFEWMDLNTDEEEHSIEMQLPFLAKIMEGFKDSFTIIPILVGSLTPEREALYGRLLAPYLADPQTLFVVSSDFCHWGQRFRYTYYDRSCGPIHRSIQNLDKMGMDIIETLNPTMFTDYLKKYGNTICGRHPIGVLLQAIHSLKGNTNGQKMNLKFLKYAQSSQCNNMNDSSVSYASASLVLE, encoded by the exons ATGACGATGGAAGACCTTGAAGCTTTCC ATAGTGCTTTGATCATCGCAGATTTTGACTGGATGTATTGTTTCTCTTTAATCTACTTCAATGTCGTCTTTATACACTCTATGAACAAAACTGACCTGTACGTTTGTGATagttttataaacattttgcACGCGAgtagtaataaattattaaattatatttacattatatttatgaaagaatttttaagaGTTATTGAAAACGGAATCGATACCGCACGACGTGAGAGGTTGTTCAAGCCAAATATAGATATGGCATTAATTAGAAGAGCAACTCATGCTGGTAGTTGGTACTCAGATTCTG GTTCAGAATTGAATAAGCAACTAGAAGGTTGGCTGGGTGCAGCAGACCTATCTCATGGACCTGCTAGGGCAATCATTGCCCC ACATGCAGGTTATAGCTATTGTGGAGGATGTGCTGGTTTTGCATATCGTCAAATTAGTCCAGTAGTTGT CCGCAAGATATTTATTCTAGGACCATCTCATTATGTGAGATTGCCAGGATGTGCCCTCTCTTCTGCTTCCATTTATCGAACACCATTATATGACTTACATATTGATCAACAAG TACGGAGAGAACTTGAAGAGACAGGACAGTTTGAATGGATGGATTTGAATACAGATGAAGAGGAACATAGTATTGAAATGCAGTTACCATTTCTAGCTAAAATTATGGAAGG ATTCAAAGATTCGTTTACTATAATTCCCATTTTAGTGGGATCTCTAACTCCAGAAAGAGAAGCTCTTTATGGAAGATTACTAGCACCTTACTTGGCTGATCCTCAAACATTGTTTGTTGTTTCCTCAGATTTTTGTCATTGGGGACAAAGATTTCGATATACATACTATGATAGGTCATGTGGTCCAATTCACAGATCTATCCAAAATCTTGATAAGATG GGTATGGATATAATAGAAACATTAAATCCTACAATGTTTACGgattatcttaaaaaatatggTAATACCATATGCGGCCGTCATCCAATTGGTGTTTTGTTACag GCAATACACAGTTTAAAAGGAAATACTAATGgtcaaaaaatgaatttaaaatttttaaaatacgcTCAAAGTAGTCAGTGCAATAATATGAATGATAGCTCAGTTAGTTATGCAAGTGCTTCCTTAGTTCTTGAGTGA
- the LOC127062023 gene encoding activating signal cointegrator 1 complex subunit 3 produces MPELPRITRTLRMFTNLDRTKKLLDLAPNNLIKKREEQTSKLKSGSSWFELCKIAPNAILSSLNKLHDIANKIFSGHSSDVVNEFAIFTLRLLIDSDCISQKQLELLRHMASNLTEQDINNIKQIIADIREKLDQDTLIHLIKSTNNTTNSKNSEMNFFGSKLSYNSAKVLWPDTGRLRNMIHLGQHTDSFTMAYETKVPPPNKDEYSLQFNKSVFIKGLKNCYKKYSTEVTFDNFGSVIVSKLVNSENFENELFDLLGYEHIEFIQYIIEHRKAIISFYGSQKSSKQLPSAQGPVISGQVTVQSEVEKQLLKQVRKEEKKFNKISSKRDGKTDEEDIVIDPIELRLKRKEALTAMSTPIFPRRNVISERRENFPFVFDSKAIIENMASFISGQKLMLPENVQIKHTQLGEEVHIPIPNLQSVDIQIDPVMISSLDEIGQIAFTGITSLNRIQSIVFNAAYNTNENLLICAPTGAGKTNVAMLSIIHEIRQHMTQDAAQNQFKIIYIAPMKALAAEMTANFSKRLNRLGISVRELTGDMQLTKLEIQQTHMIVTTPEKWDIVTRKGTGDIALTSIVKLLIIDEVHLLHGDRGPVVEAIVARTLRQVETSQSMIRIVGLSATLPNYVDVARFLRVNPYKGLFYFDHRFRPVPLSQTFIGIKAQRPIVQIGHMDEACYDKVIEMVREGHQVMVFVHARNATVRTATVIRDLSIKNETQKLFLSEAQEKLAGRAFSKSRNKYLSDLFSSGLSVHHAGMLRSDRNLVEKYFSEGLIKVLVCTSTLAWGVNLPAHAVIIKGTEIYDSKHGTYIDLSILDVLQIFGRAGRPQFDTSGHAVIITTQSKLSHYLSLLTNQIPIESSFITYLADNLNAEIALGTISNVEEAVEWLSYTYLFVRMKLNCLQYGISYPTIADDPNLEKKRKELIDAAAKALDKAKMIRYNIQTGDVNTTDLGRIASHYYLKYDTVEIFNELSENVMTEADILAMISRSQEFEQLKVRDDEIEELEHLCQEFCEVAPKGGAENIYGKVNILIQTYLSRGWVESFSLTSDLAYITQNAVRICRALFEIMLRQNNAIMAGRLLEMAKMLELQQWDYMSPLRQFSCISAEIIKKIEERDITINKLMDMDVKEIGIILNNQKVAVLVKKCCSEFPALKMESVLQPITRTILRIRLQITPQFRWNDAVHGKISEAFWIWIEDPDNNMIYHHEYFILTKKMVCKNLEQEIVMTIPLSEPLPNQYLVKATSDHWLGCENMLSLTFRDLILPDIHPPHTVLLELRPLSITALKDSSFEKLYKFSHFNPIQTQIFHCLYHTDNNVLLGAPTGSGKTIAAEIAMFRVFKQYPDQKVVYIAPLKALVRERMHDWKIRLEEQLGKKVVELTGDVTPDIKIIANASVIITTPEKWDGISRSWQTRSYVQKVGLIIIDEIHLLGEDRGPVLEVIVSRTNFISSHTSRKLRVVGLSTALANAIDLANWLGIKEMGLYNFRSSVRPVPLEVHISGFPGKHYCPRMATMNRPTFQAIRHHAPSSPSLVFVSSRRQTRLTALDLIAYLAAEDNPKQWLHMPEEEMENILENIKDSNLKFTLAFGIGLHHAGLHDKDRQTVEELFVNNKIQVLITTATLAWGVNFPAHLVVIKGTEYYDGKTKRYVDMPITDVLQMMGRAGRPQFDDSGVAVVLVHDLKKNFYKKFLYEPFPVESSLLAVLPDHINAEIVAGTIKNKQEFLDYLTWTYFFRRLMKNPKYYNLDTLEPLTINQYLSTLVDTTVRVLLDSRCIDYNEEDNILFPLSMGKIASFYYLSHHTMLMFQQALTEDLALHEYLKILCNSCEYNELPVRHNEELLNEDLAKMCRYQVDQYTYDSPNTKAYLLLQAHFSRLPLPCTDYTTDLKSVLDQAIRIIQAMIDIVAENGWLASTLRIMQLLQMVIQARWIDEPAVITLPHINKEHLPLFSSLPAPLPVLCATTINNYNRLVKAFSKEFHEEQIHQIHQVIKQMPMLCIDLMLHGNWEDGTEKKIPLQTNYNHVIDLHQDQDYTLVIGMKRKNHSDTLKAHCPMFQKGKDEGWFLVLGDISQRELWALKRVNGVNDQHRIYQLQFTSPCNTGPMKLTFYLISDCYIGLDQQYDIQVNIIP; encoded by the exons ATGCCTGAATTACCACGCATCACACGTACATTGCGAATGTTCACTAACTTAGATCGTACAAAAAAGTTATTAGATCTTGCtcctaataatttaataaaaaagcgGGAAGAACAAACaagtaaattaaaaag cGGTTCGAGTTGGTTTGAATTATGTAAAATTGCCCCAAATGCAATTTTATCTTCGCTTAATAAATTACATGATATTGCTAACAAGATTTTTa GTGGTCATTCAAGCGATGTTGTTAATGAATTTGCTATATTTACTCTGCGTCTATTAATAGATTCAGATTGTATATCCCAAAAACAATTAGAACTTTTACGTCATATGGCGAGTAATTTAACAGaacaagatataaataatattaagcaG ATAATTGCAGATATTCGCGAAAAATTAGACCAAGATACACTTATACATTTGATTAAATCAACCAACAATACTACAAATTCCAAAAATtccgaaatgaatttttttggATCCAAACTTTCTTATAATTCAGCAAAAGTACTCTGGCCCGATACTGGTAGACTTCGTAATATGATACATTTAGGACAACATACTGATTCATTTACCATGGCTTATGAAACGAAAGTTCCTCCACCAAACAAAGATGag TATTCATTGCAATTCAACAAGTCAGTATTTATAAAAggtttaaaaaattgttataagaaatattcgacAGAGGTGACTTTTGACAATTTTGGTTCAGTAATAGTATCAAAATTAGTAAATTCTgagaattttgaaaatgaattgTTTGACTTATTGGGTTATGAACACATTGAATTTATACAGTATATTATTGAGCATAGAAAGGCAATCATAAGTTTTTATGGTTCTCAAAAATCATCAAAGCAACTACCATCCGCTCAAGGACCGGTGATTAGCGGACAAGTAACTGTACAATCTGAAGTAGAGAAGCAATTACTGAAACAAGtgcgtaaagaagaaaaaaaatttaataaaatttcgagtaagagagatggaaaaactGATGAAGAAGATATTGTAATTGATCCAATCGAAttacgtttaaaaagaaaagaagcattAACAGCAATGTCTACTCCAATTTTTCCCAGAAGAAATGTAATTtcagaaagaagagagaatttcCCATTCGTTTTTGATTCTAAAgcaattattgaaaatatggCAAGCTTTATTTCAGGACAAAAACTTATGTTACCAGAAAATGTACAGATAAAACACACGCAATTAGGGGAAGAAGTTCATATACCTATTCCAAATTTACAAAGCGTCGATATTCAAATCGATCCTGTTATGATTTCTTCCTTGGATGAAATCGGACAAATTGCTTTTACTGGCATAACATCATTAAATCGAATACAAAGTATAGTATTTAACGCAGCATAcaatacaaatgaaaatttattaatttgtgcTCCTACTGGTGCGGGTAAAACTAACGTTGCCATGCTAAGTATAATTCATGAAATAAGACAACATATGACACAAGATGCTGCACAAAAtcaattcaaaattatttatatagcaCCGATGAAAGCATTAGCAGCAGAAATGACTGCTAATTTTAGCAAAAGACTAAATCGTCTCGGTATATCTGTACGCGAATTAACTGGTGATATGcaattaacaaaattagaaattcAACAAACTCATATGATAGTAACGACCCCTGAAAAATGGGATATTGTAACAAGGAAAGGTACAGGAGATATTGCTCTTACAAGTATCGTGAAGCTACTCATTATAGATGAAGTTCATTTACTGCACGGCGATAGAGGTCCTGTAGTCGAAGCAATAGTTGCTAGAACATTGAGACAAGTAGAGACATCTCAAAGTATGATTCGTATAGTTGGACTTTCAGCAACATTACCAAATTATGTAGATGTTGCGAGATTTCTAAGAGTGAATCCTTACAAaggtttattttattttgatcatCGATTTCGTCCTGTTCCTTTGAGTCAAACATTCATTGGGATAAAAGCACAGAGACCAATTGTACAAATAGGACACATGGATGAAGCGTGTTACGATAAAGTTATTGAAATGGTTCGTGAAGGACATCAAGTTATGGTCTTCGTACATGCTCGTAATGCCACCGTTAGAACGGCCACTGTAATCAGAGACTTAtcaataaaaaacgaaacacaaaaattatttttatcagagGCACAAGAAAAACTTGCAGGTAGAGCATTCAGTAAATcacgaaataaatatctttccgATTTGTTCAGCAGTGGCTTGTCGGTTCATCACGCAGGCATGTTACGTTCGGATAGAAATCtggttgaaaaatatttttctgaaggcttaataaaagtattagtTTGTACATCTACCCTTGCCTGGGGTGTAAATTTACCTGCACATGCTGTCATTATAAAAGGAACAGAAATATATGATTCCAAGCATGGTACATACATTGATTTAAGCATACTTGatgttttacaaatttttggTCGTGCTGGAAGACCACAATTTGACACATCTGGTCATGCAGTCATAATTACAACTCAAAGCAAATTGTCACATTATTTGTCGCTTCTAACCAATCAGATACCCATTGAAAGTAGTTTTATAACTTATCTAGCAGATAATTTAAATGCAGAGATTGCATTGGGAACAATATCGAATGTAGAGGAAGCTGTTGAATGGTTAAGTTACACATATCTTTTTGTACGGATGAAGTTAAATTGTTTACAATATGGCATATCATATCCAACTATTGCGGACGACCCGAActtggaaaaaaaacgaaaagaattaattgatGCAGCAGCAAAAGCATTGGATAAAGCTAAAAtgattcgatataatatacaaactGGTGATGTTAACACTACAGATTTAGGACGTATTGCCAGTCATTATTATCTTAAATATGATACAGTTgagatttttaatgaattatcaGAGAATGTTATGACCGAAGCAGATATACTCGCAATGATATCACGTTCCCAAGAATTTGAACAACTTAAAGTAAGAGACGATGAGATTGAAGAATTAGAACATTTGTGTCAAGAATTCTGCGAAGTTGCACCAAAAGGTGGAGCAGAAAATATTTACGGCAAAGTAAATATCTTGATACAAACTTATCTATCAAGAGGATGGGTcgaatcattttctttgacATCAGATTTAGCATATATCACGCAAAACGCTGTACGTATATGCAGAgcattatttgaaattatgcTAAGACAAAATAATGCAATAATGGCAGGCCGTTTATTGGAGATGGCAAAAATGCTTGAACTGCAACAATGGGATTATATGAGTCCGTTACGGCAATTTTCCTGTATTTCGgcagaaattattaaaaaaatagaagaacgcgatattacgataaataaattaatggatATGGATGTTAAGGAAATTGGAATCATTTTGAACAATCAAAAAGTAGCTGTATTAGTAAAGAAATGTTGCAGCGAGTTTCCAGCATTGAAAATGGAATCCGTCTTACAACCTATTACGCGTACCATTTTGAGAATACGCTTACAAATTACTCCTCAATTCCGATGGAACGACGCAGTTCATGGAAAAATTTCTGAAGCATTTTGGATATGGATTGAAGATCCGGacaataatatgatatatcatcacgagtattttattttgactAAAAAGATGGTTTGTAAAAATCTTGAACAAGAAATTGTAATGACTATACCATTGTCTGAACCATTGCCTAATCAATATTTGGTAAAAGCAACGAGCGATCATTGGCTTGGATGTGAGAATATGTTGTCTTTAACATTCCGTGATTTGATTTTACCGGATATTCATCCACCACATACCGTCTTATTAGAATTACGACCATTATCTATAACAGCACTGAAAGACTcgtctttcgaaaaattatataaattttctcacTTTAATCCAATTCAAACGCAAATTTTTCATTGTCTCTATCACACGGATAACAATGTTCTCCTCGGTGCACCAACGGGCTCCGGTAAAACAATCGCTGCGGAAATAGCTATGTTTAGAGTTTTTAAACAATATCCTGATCAAAAAGTTGTATATATTGCACCACTGAAAGCTTTGGTACGAGAGAGGATGCATGATTGGAAAATAAGGCTGGAAGAACAGCTGGGGAAAAAAGTGGTAGAATTAACAGGAGATGTAACTCCTGACATCAAAATTATTGCAAATGCTAGCGTGATAATTACTACTCCTGAGAAATGGGATGGCATTAGTAGAAGCTGGCAAACGAGAAGTTACGTTCAGAAAGTAGGACTGATAATTATAGatgaaattcatttattagGAGAAGATCGTGGACCGGTATTAGAAGTCATTGTTTCaagaacaaattttatttcttcccaTACTTCAAGAAAATTGAGAGTTGTTGGTCTTTCCACGGCATTGGCCAATGCAATTGATCTAGCCAATTGGCTGGGGATAAAAGAAATGGGTCTTTACAATTTTCGCTCGTCTGTTAGGCCTGTACCATTAGAGGTTCACATCAGTGGATTTCCAGGCAAACATTATTGCCCACGTATGGCAACAATGAATAGACCAACTTTTCAAGCAATAAGACATCATGCACCTTCTAGTCCATCCCTTGTTTTTGTATCTTCGCGCAGGCAAACGCGTTTGACCGCATTAGATTTGATTGCTTATCTTGCAGCAGAAGATAATCCTAAACAATGGTTACATATGCCCGAGGAAGAAATGGAAaacattttagaaaatattaaagattcaAATTTAAAGTTTACTCTTGCTTTTGGAATTGGTCTTCATCATGCTGGATTACATGATAAAGATAGACAAACGGTTGAAGAATTATttgtcaataataaaatacaggTATTAATTACGACAGCAACATTGGCTTGGGGTGTAAATTTCCCTGCTCATTTGGTTGTAATAAAGGGAACGGAATATTATGATGGTAAAACGAAACGTTATGTAGATATGCCGATAACGGATGTGTTACAAATGATGGGAAGAGCTGGAAGACCTCAATTTGATGATTCCGGTGTAGCTGTTGTCCTCGTAcacgatttaaagaaaaatttttataagaaatttttgtacGAACCATTCCCTGTTGAATCTAGTTTATTAGCAGTATTGCCAGACCATATAAATGCTGAAATCGTAGCtggaacaataaaaaataagcaagAATTTCTTGACTATTTAACATGGACATATTTCTTCAgaagattaatgaaaaatccaaaatattataatttggaTACTTTAGAACCTCTTACGATTAATCAATACTTGTCAACTTTAGTGGATACCACTGTGAGAGTATTATTAGATTCACGTTGCATAGATTACAATGAA GAAGATAATATACTATTTCCTCTCTCAATGGGCAAAATAGCATCCTTTTATTACTTATCCCATCATACTATGCTAATGTTCCAACAAGCATTAACAGAAGATCTTGCATTAcatgaatatttgaaaattttatgtaattcgTGTGAATATAATGAACTTCCTGTTAGACACAATGAAGAATTACTAAATGA gGATTTGGCAAAAATGTGCCGCTATCAAGTTGATCAATACACATATGATTCTCCTAATACAAAGGCTTATCTTTTGCTTCAAGCACATTTTTCTCGACTTCCACTTCCATGCACGGATTATACTACTGATTTAAAGTCAGTCCTTGATCAAGCTATTAGGATAATTCAA GCAATGATAGATATTGTAGCAGAGAACGGTTGGTTAGCAAGTACACTCAGAATAATGCAATTATTACAAATGGTAATACAAGCTAGATGGATCGATGAACCTGCAGTCATTACCTTACctcatataaataaagaacacttgcctttattttcttctttaccgGCACCTCTTCCAGTATTATGTGCTActacgattaataattataatcgactTGTAAAGGCTTTTAGCAAAGAATTTCACGAAGAACAGATACATCag ataCATCAAGTTATCAAACAAATGCCAATGCTGTGTATCGATTTAATGTTACATGGGAACTGGGAGGATggtacagaaaaaaaaataccgcTACAAACGAATTATAATCATGTTATCGATCTTCATCAAGATCAAGACTATACATTAGTCATcgggatgaaaagaaaaaatcattcgGATACATTAAAGGCACATTGTCCCATGTTTCAAAAGGGGAAAGATGAAGGCTGGTTTTTAGTATTAGGTGATATTTCACAACGAGAATTATGGGCCTTGAAAAGAGTTAATGGTGTTAATGATCAGCATAGAATTTACCAATTACAGTTCACATCTCCTTGTAATACag GGCCAATGAAAttgacattttatttaatttctgaTTGCTATATTGGCCTGGATCAACAATATGACAtacaagtaaatataataccttaa